The following are encoded in a window of Citrobacter freundii genomic DNA:
- the cyoE gene encoding heme o synthase yields MMFKQYLQVTKPGIIFGNLISVIGGFLLASKGSIDYPLFIYTLVGVSLVVASGCVFNNYIDRDIDRKMERTKNRVLVKGLISPAVSLVYATLLGIAGFMLLWFGANPLACWLGVMGFVVYVGVYSLYMKRHSVYGTLIGSLSGAAPPVIGYCAVTGSFDSGALILLAIFSLWQMPHSYAIAIFRFKDYQAANIPVLPVVKGISVAKNHITLYIIAFAIATLMLSLGGYAGYKYLVVAAAVSVWWLGMALRGYKVEDDRVWARKLFGFSIIAITALSVMMSVDFMVPNSQNLLTYVW; encoded by the coding sequence ATGATGTTTAAGCAATACCTGCAAGTAACGAAACCAGGCATCATCTTTGGCAACCTGATCTCGGTGATTGGTGGATTCCTGCTAGCCTCTAAAGGTAGCATTGATTATCCCCTGTTTATCTACACGTTGGTTGGGGTGTCACTGGTTGTGGCGTCGGGTTGTGTATTTAACAACTACATCGACAGGGATATCGACAGGAAGATGGAGAGGACCAAAAACCGTGTGCTGGTTAAAGGTCTGATTTCTCCTGCGGTCTCGCTGGTATACGCCACCTTGCTGGGTATTGCTGGCTTTATGCTGCTGTGGTTTGGCGCGAACCCTCTGGCCTGCTGGCTGGGGGTGATGGGCTTCGTGGTCTATGTTGGCGTGTACAGCCTGTACATGAAACGCCACTCGGTCTACGGTACGCTGATTGGCTCACTCTCCGGCGCTGCGCCGCCGGTGATTGGCTACTGCGCCGTGACGGGGAGCTTTGACAGCGGTGCGCTGATTCTGCTGGCGATTTTCAGCCTGTGGCAGATGCCGCACTCTTACGCCATCGCGATTTTCCGCTTTAAGGATTATCAGGCTGCCAACATTCCGGTACTGCCGGTGGTGAAAGGCATTTCGGTGGCGAAGAACCATATCACGCTGTATATCATCGCCTTTGCTATCGCCACGCTGATGCTGTCTCTGGGCGGTTACGCCGGCTACAAATATCTGGTTGTGGCGGCTGCGGTCAGCGTCTGGTGGTTAGGCATGGCGCTGCGTGGGTACAAAGTGGAAGATGACAGAGTCTGGGCGCGCAAGCTGTTCGGTTTCTCCATCATTGCCATCACCGCACTGAGCGTCATGATGTCCGTCGATTTTATGGTGCCAAACTCGCAGAACCTGCTGACTTACGTCTGGTAA
- a CDS encoding MFS transporter yields the protein MNDYKMTPGELRATWGLGTVFSLRMLGMFMVLPVLTTYGMALQGASEALIGLAIGIYGLAQAVFQIPFGLLSDRIGRKPLIVGGLAIFVFGSVIAALSDSIWGIILGRALQGSGAIAAAVMALLSDLTREQNRTKAMAFIGVSFGITFAIAMVLGPIVTHALGLHALFWMIAALATTGIVLTIWVVPNSTTHVLNRESGMVKGSFSKVLAEPKLLKLNFGIMCLHILLMSTFVALPGQLAKAGFPAAEHWKIYLVTMLLSFVSVVPFIIYAEVKRRMKRVFLSCVVLILAAEIVLWSANIRFWGLIAGVQLFFLAFNLMEALLPSLISKESPAGYKGTAMGVYSTSQFLGVAIGGALGGWVVEMFDGQAVFLAGALLAAIWLLVASTMKEPPYVSSLRVEIPPEIAADDTLKQRLQAKEGVSEVLIVAKEHSAYVKIDSKVTNRFEIEQAISQA from the coding sequence ATGAACGATTATAAAATGACGCCCGGTGAGTTGCGCGCCACCTGGGGTTTAGGGACCGTATTCTCGTTGCGCATGCTTGGCATGTTTATGGTCCTGCCGGTTCTGACCACCTATGGCATGGCGCTGCAGGGCGCCAGCGAAGCGCTGATCGGGCTTGCCATCGGCATTTATGGTCTGGCACAAGCGGTCTTCCAGATCCCCTTCGGATTGCTATCCGACCGCATCGGTCGTAAACCGCTTATCGTCGGTGGGCTGGCGATATTCGTTTTCGGTAGCGTGATCGCCGCGCTCTCGGACTCTATCTGGGGAATTATACTCGGACGTGCACTGCAGGGTTCCGGGGCGATTGCCGCCGCGGTGATGGCGCTGCTGTCTGACTTAACCCGCGAACAAAACCGCACAAAAGCGATGGCGTTTATTGGCGTCAGCTTTGGTATCACCTTCGCCATTGCCATGGTGCTTGGGCCGATCGTTACCCACGCGCTGGGATTACATGCGCTGTTCTGGATGATCGCCGCACTGGCAACCACCGGCATCGTACTGACCATTTGGGTGGTTCCCAATAGCACCACCCACGTGCTGAACCGCGAATCAGGCATGGTCAAAGGCAGCTTCAGTAAAGTCCTGGCGGAGCCTAAACTGCTGAAGCTCAATTTTGGCATCATGTGCCTGCATATTTTACTGATGTCCACTTTCGTCGCCCTGCCAGGCCAGCTGGCAAAAGCGGGCTTTCCCGCAGCCGAACACTGGAAGATTTATCTGGTGACGATGCTGCTGTCCTTTGTTTCCGTGGTGCCGTTCATCATCTATGCCGAAGTAAAACGCCGGATGAAGCGGGTATTCCTGTCGTGTGTGGTGCTGATCCTGGCTGCTGAGATTGTCCTGTGGAGCGCTAACATTCGTTTCTGGGGGCTGATTGCAGGTGTTCAGCTCTTCTTCCTCGCCTTTAACCTGATGGAAGCACTTCTCCCCTCGCTCATCAGCAAAGAATCACCGGCGGGTTATAAAGGAACGGCGATGGGCGTTTACTCCACCAGTCAGTTCCTCGGTGTCGCCATCGGGGGGGCTCTGGGCGGTTGGGTGGTCGAAATGTTTGATGGTCAGGCGGTATTTTTGGCAGGCGCATTACTGGCTGCAATCTGGTTACTGGTGGCCAGCACGATGAAAGAGCCGCCGTATGTCAGCAGCCTGCGCGTGGAAATCCCCCCTGAGATCGCCGCAGATGACACACTAAAACAGCGACTGCAGGCAAAAGAAGGCGTGAGTGAGGTGTTAATTGTGGCAAAAGAGCATTCTGCCTATGTGAAAATCGACAGCAAAGTGACCAATCGATTTGAAATTGAGCAGGCGATAAGCCAGGCGTGA
- the cyoB gene encoding cytochrome o ubiquinol oxidase subunit I: protein MFGKLTLDAVPFHEPIVMVTIAAIIIGGAALLGLITYFGKWTYLWKEWLTSVDHKRLGIMYVIVAIVMLIRGFADAIMMRSQQALASAGEAGFLPPHHYDQIFTAHGVIMIFFVAMPFVIGLMNLVVPLQIGARDVAFPFLNNLSFWFTVVGVILVNLSLGVGEFAQTGWLAYPPLSGIEYSPSVGVDYWIWAVQLSGIGTTLTGINFFVTIIKMRAPGMTMFKMPVFTWASLCANILIIASFPILTVTVALLTLDRYLGTHFFTNDMGGNMMMYINLIWAWGHPEVYILILPVFGVFSEIAATFSRKRLFGYTSLVWATVCITVLSFVVWLHHFFTMGAGANVNAFFGITTMIIAIPTGVKIFNWLFTMYQGRIVFHSAMLWTIGFIVTFSVGGMTGVLLAVPGADFVLHNSLFLIAHFHNVIIGGVVFGCFAGMTYWWPKAFGYTLNETWGKRAFWLWIIGFFVAFMPLYVLGFMGMTRRLSQQIDPQFHPMLVVAACGAALIALGILCQLIQIYVSIRDREQNRDLTGDPWGGRTLEWATSSPPPFYNFAVVPHVHERDAFWEMKEKGEAYKQPTHYEEIHMPKNSGAGIVITAFATLFGFAMIWHIWWLAIASFAGMIISWIVKSFDEDVDYYVPVPEVEKLENQHFDEITKAGLKNGN, encoded by the coding sequence ATGTTCGGAAAATTGACACTGGATGCAGTCCCGTTCCATGAACCAATCGTCATGGTTACGATCGCTGCCATTATCATCGGTGGGGCGGCCTTACTGGGCCTCATTACTTACTTCGGTAAGTGGACCTACCTGTGGAAAGAGTGGCTGACTTCGGTTGACCACAAACGCCTTGGCATCATGTATGTCATCGTCGCCATCGTCATGTTGATTCGTGGCTTTGCTGACGCCATCATGATGCGTAGTCAGCAGGCGCTGGCGTCTGCAGGTGAAGCGGGCTTCCTGCCACCTCACCACTACGACCAGATCTTCACGGCTCACGGCGTGATCATGATCTTCTTCGTCGCCATGCCATTTGTTATCGGTCTGATGAACCTGGTGGTTCCGCTGCAGATCGGCGCACGTGACGTTGCCTTCCCCTTCCTGAACAACCTGAGCTTCTGGTTCACCGTTGTCGGCGTTATCCTGGTTAACCTGTCTCTGGGCGTAGGTGAATTCGCACAGACCGGCTGGCTGGCCTATCCGCCGCTCTCGGGAATAGAGTACAGTCCAAGCGTCGGGGTTGATTATTGGATATGGGCGGTGCAGTTGTCCGGTATCGGTACAACCTTAACCGGTATCAACTTCTTTGTGACCATCATCAAGATGCGTGCACCGGGTATGACGATGTTCAAGATGCCGGTATTTACCTGGGCATCTCTGTGCGCCAACATCCTGATTATCGCCTCCTTCCCAATCTTGACGGTTACCGTCGCGTTGCTAACCCTGGATCGCTATCTGGGCACCCATTTCTTTACCAACGATATGGGCGGCAACATGATGATGTACATCAACCTGATTTGGGCCTGGGGCCATCCGGAAGTGTACATTCTGATTCTGCCGGTCTTCGGGGTGTTCTCCGAAATCGCAGCGACCTTCTCGCGTAAACGCCTGTTTGGCTACACCTCGCTGGTGTGGGCAACCGTGTGTATCACCGTTCTGTCGTTCGTTGTTTGGCTGCACCACTTCTTCACCATGGGTGCAGGCGCTAACGTTAACGCCTTCTTCGGTATTACCACCATGATTATCGCCATCCCTACCGGGGTGAAGATCTTCAACTGGCTGTTCACCATGTATCAGGGCCGTATCGTATTCCACTCAGCGATGCTGTGGACGATTGGCTTCATCGTGACCTTCTCAGTCGGCGGTATGACCGGCGTACTGCTGGCGGTTCCGGGTGCGGACTTCGTACTGCACAACAGCCTGTTCCTGATTGCGCACTTCCACAACGTTATCATCGGCGGCGTGGTATTTGGTTGCTTCGCCGGTATGACCTACTGGTGGCCAAAAGCGTTTGGCTACACGCTGAACGAAACCTGGGGCAAACGCGCATTCTGGTTGTGGATCATCGGCTTCTTCGTGGCATTTATGCCGCTGTATGTGCTGGGCTTTATGGGTATGACCCGTCGTCTCAGCCAGCAGATTGACCCGCAGTTCCATCCGATGCTGGTCGTTGCCGCCTGTGGTGCCGCGCTGATTGCACTGGGTATCCTGTGCCAGCTGATTCAGATCTACGTGTCTATTCGCGACCGCGAGCAGAACCGTGACCTGACCGGTGACCCGTGGGGTGGTCGTACGCTGGAGTGGGCAACCTCTTCCCCGCCTCCGTTCTACAACTTTGCCGTTGTGCCACACGTTCACGAGCGTGATGCCTTCTGGGAAATGAAAGAAAAAGGCGAAGCGTATAAGCAACCTACGCACTATGAAGAGATTCATATGCCGAAGAACAGCGGCGCCGGTATCGTCATTACCGCCTTCGCAACACTGTTTGGTTTCGCCATGATCTGGCATATCTGGTGGCTGGCAATTGCAAGCTTCGCAGGCATGATTATCAGCTGGATCGTGAAAAGCTTTGATGAAGACGTGGATTACTACGTGCCGGTCCCGGAAGTCGAAAAACTGGAAAATCAGCATTTCGATGAGATTACTAAGGCAGGGCTGAAAAATGGCAACTGA
- a CDS encoding YajQ family cyclic di-GMP-binding protein, giving the protein MPSFDIVSEVDLQEARNAVDNASREVESRFDFRGVEATFELNEANKTIKVLSESDFQVNQLLDILRAKLLKRGIEGTSLDVPETFTHSGKTWFVEAKLKQGIESAVQKKIVKLIKDSKLKVQAQIQGEEIRVTGKARDDLQSVMALVRGGDLGQPFQFKNFRD; this is encoded by the coding sequence ATGCCATCTTTCGATATTGTCTCTGAAGTTGATCTTCAGGAAGCGCGTAACGCGGTCGATAACGCGAGCCGCGAAGTGGAGTCACGCTTCGATTTTCGTGGCGTTGAAGCCACTTTTGAGCTGAACGAAGCCAATAAGACCATTAAGGTGCTGAGCGAGTCTGATTTCCAGGTTAATCAGTTGCTGGATATTTTGCGCGCCAAGCTGCTGAAGCGCGGGATTGAAGGGACGTCACTGGACGTACCGGAAACCTTTACGCACAGCGGAAAAACCTGGTTTGTGGAAGCGAAGCTGAAGCAGGGTATTGAAAGCGCGGTACAGAAGAAAATCGTCAAGCTGATTAAAGACAGCAAACTGAAGGTGCAGGCGCAGATTCAGGGCGAAGAAATTCGTGTGACCGGCAAAGCGCGTGACGATCTGCAATCCGTCATGGCGTTGGTGCGTGGCGGCGATCTCGGCCAGCCGTTCCAGTTCAAGAACTTCCGCGACTAA
- a CDS encoding cytochrome o ubiquinol oxidase subunit III: protein MATDTLAHANAHAHEHGHHDAGQNKIFGFWVYLMSDCILFSILFATYAVLVNGTAGGPTGKDIFELPFVLVETFLLLFSSITYGMAAIAMYKNNKSQVISWLALTFLFGAGFIGMEIYEFHHLIVNDMGPDRSGFLSAFFALVGTHGLHVTSGLIWMAVLMVQVARRGLTSTNRTRIMCLSLFWHFLDVVWICVFTVVYLMGAM, encoded by the coding sequence ATGGCAACTGATACTTTAGCGCACGCGAATGCCCACGCGCACGAACACGGGCACCACGATGCAGGTCAGAACAAAATCTTCGGATTTTGGGTCTACCTGATGAGCGACTGCATTCTGTTCTCTATTCTGTTTGCAACCTATGCCGTTCTGGTGAACGGCACCGCAGGTGGCCCAACAGGTAAGGACATTTTTGAGCTGCCGTTCGTCCTGGTAGAGACCTTCCTGCTGTTATTCAGCTCCATTACTTACGGCATGGCGGCGATCGCCATGTACAAGAACAACAAGAGCCAGGTCATTTCCTGGCTGGCGTTGACCTTCTTGTTCGGTGCCGGATTCATCGGGATGGAAATCTATGAATTCCACCACCTGATTGTTAACGATATGGGCCCAGATCGTAGCGGTTTCCTGTCGGCGTTCTTCGCGCTGGTTGGTACGCACGGTCTGCACGTCACTTCCGGCCTTATCTGGATGGCGGTGCTGATGGTGCAAGTTGCCCGTCGCGGCCTGACCAGCACTAACCGTACCCGCATCATGTGCCTGAGCCTGTTCTGGCACTTCCTGGATGTGGTGTGGATCTGCGTGTTCACTGTTGTTTATCTGATGGGGGCGATGTAA
- the tig gene encoding trigger factor — MQVSVETTQGLGRRVTITIAADSIENAVKSELVNVAKKVRIDGFRKGKVPMNVVAQRYGASVRQDVLGDLMSRHFVDAIIKEKINPAGSPNYVPGEYKLGEDFTYAVEFEVYPEVELKGLDAIEVEKPVVEVTDADVDVMLDTLRKQQATWKDKDGAADAEDRVTIDFTGSVDGEEFEGGKASDFVLAMGQGRMIPGFEEGVKGHKAGEEFTIEVTFPEDYHAENLKGKAAKFVINLKKVEERELPELTEEFIKRFGVEDGSVAGLRAEVRKNMERELKGAVRNRVKSQAIEGLVKANDIDVPVAMIDNEIDVLRRQAAQRFGGNEKQALELPRELFEEQAKRRVVVGLLLGEVIRTNELKADEERVKGLIEEMASAYEDPKEVVEFYSKNKELMENMRNVALEEQAVEAVLAKAKVTEKATTFNELMNQQA; from the coding sequence ATGCAAGTTTCAGTTGAAACCACTCAAGGCCTTGGCCGCCGTGTAACGATTACTATCGCTGCTGACAGCATCGAAAACGCTGTGAAAAGCGAGCTGGTCAACGTAGCGAAGAAAGTGCGTATTGACGGCTTTCGCAAGGGAAAAGTACCGATGAATGTTGTTGCTCAGCGTTATGGCGCTTCTGTTCGCCAGGACGTTCTGGGCGACCTGATGAGCCGTCACTTCGTTGATGCAATCATCAAAGAAAAAATTAATCCGGCTGGCTCTCCGAACTACGTTCCGGGCGAATACAAACTGGGTGAAGATTTTACTTACGCGGTAGAGTTTGAAGTTTACCCGGAAGTTGAGCTGAAGGGGCTGGACGCAATCGAAGTTGAAAAACCGGTTGTTGAAGTCACCGACGCTGACGTTGACGTCATGCTGGACACCCTGCGTAAGCAGCAGGCGACCTGGAAAGACAAAGACGGCGCTGCTGATGCAGAAGACCGTGTCACCATCGACTTCACCGGTTCTGTAGACGGCGAAGAGTTCGAAGGCGGCAAAGCGTCTGACTTCGTACTGGCAATGGGTCAGGGTCGTATGATCCCAGGCTTCGAAGAAGGCGTTAAAGGTCACAAAGCTGGCGAAGAGTTCACTATCGAAGTGACCTTCCCGGAAGACTACCACGCTGAAAACCTGAAAGGTAAAGCGGCTAAATTCGTTATCAACCTGAAGAAAGTTGAAGAACGTGAACTGCCGGAACTGACTGAAGAATTCATCAAGCGTTTCGGCGTGGAAGATGGTTCTGTTGCCGGTCTGCGTGCTGAAGTGCGTAAAAACATGGAACGCGAGCTGAAAGGCGCCGTGCGTAACCGCGTTAAGTCTCAGGCGATCGAAGGTCTGGTAAAAGCGAATGACATCGACGTTCCGGTTGCCATGATTGACAACGAAATCGACGTTCTGCGTCGTCAGGCTGCACAGCGTTTCGGTGGCAACGAGAAACAAGCTCTGGAACTGCCGCGTGAACTGTTCGAAGAACAGGCTAAGCGTCGCGTTGTTGTTGGCCTGCTGCTGGGCGAAGTTATTCGTACCAACGAGCTGAAAGCTGACGAAGAACGCGTAAAAGGCCTGATCGAAGAGATGGCTTCTGCTTACGAAGATCCGAAAGAAGTGGTTGAATTCTACAGCAAGAACAAAGAGCTGATGGAAAACATGCGTAACGTCGCTCTGGAAGAGCAGGCTGTTGAAGCGGTTCTGGCGAAGGCAAAAGTGACTGAAAAAGCCACTACCTTCAACGAACTGATGAACCAGCAGGCGTAA
- the cyoA gene encoding cytochrome o ubiquinol oxidase subunit II, whose protein sequence is MRLRKYNKSLGWLSLIAGTALLSGCNSALLDPKGQIGLEQRSLILTAFGLMLIVVIPAILMAVGFAWKYRASNKDAKYSPNWSHSNKVEAVVWTVPILIIIFLAVLTWKTTHALEPSKPLAHDEKPITIEVVSMDWKWFFIYPEQGIATVNEIAFPANTPVEFKVTSNSVMNSFFIPRLGSQIYAMAGMQTRLHLIANEAGTYDGISASYSGPGFSGMKFKAIATKDRAEFDQWVAKAKQSTNTMSDMAAFEKVAVPSEYNQVEYFSNVKPDLFKDVINKFMAHGKSMDMARPEGEHSAHDGMEGMDMSHAESAH, encoded by the coding sequence ATGAGACTCAGGAAATACAATAAAAGTTTGGGATGGTTGTCATTAATTGCAGGCACTGCATTACTCAGTGGCTGTAATTCTGCGCTGCTTGACCCTAAAGGACAGATTGGTCTGGAACAACGTTCATTGATACTGACGGCATTTGGCCTGATGTTGATCGTCGTTATTCCTGCCATCTTGATGGCTGTTGGTTTTGCCTGGAAGTACCGTGCAAGCAATAAAGATGCGAAGTACAGCCCGAACTGGTCACACTCCAATAAAGTGGAAGCTGTGGTCTGGACGGTGCCTATCTTAATCATCATTTTCCTTGCCGTACTGACCTGGAAAACCACGCACGCGCTTGAGCCAAGCAAACCGCTGGCGCATGACGAGAAGCCCATTACCATCGAAGTGGTTTCCATGGACTGGAAATGGTTCTTCATCTATCCGGAACAGGGTATCGCTACCGTGAATGAAATCGCCTTCCCGGCGAACACTCCGGTTGAATTCAAAGTGACATCCAACTCCGTGATGAACTCCTTCTTTATCCCGCGTCTGGGTAGCCAGATTTATGCCATGGCCGGTATGCAGACTCGACTGCATCTGATCGCCAACGAAGCCGGTACTTATGATGGTATCTCCGCAAGCTACAGCGGACCAGGCTTCTCCGGTATGAAGTTCAAGGCTATCGCAACAAAGGACCGCGCCGAATTCGACCAATGGGTTGCTAAAGCTAAACAGTCCACGAACACCATGAGTGACATGGCAGCGTTCGAGAAAGTGGCTGTACCAAGCGAATACAACCAGGTGGAATATTTCTCCAACGTGAAACCGGATTTGTTTAAAGACGTTATTAACAAATTTATGGCTCACGGTAAGAGCATGGACATGGCCAGACCAGAAGGTGAGCACAGCGCACACGATGGAATGGAAGGCATGGACATGAGCCACGCGGAATCCGCTCACTAA
- a CDS encoding cytochrome o ubiquinol oxidase subunit IV yields the protein MSHSNVSGGASHGSVKTYMTGFILSIILTVIPFWMVMTGSASPAVILGTILIMAVVQILVHLVCFLHMNSKSDEGWNMTAFVFTVLIIAILVVGSIWIMWNLNYNMMMH from the coding sequence ATGAGTCATTCAAACGTGAGCGGCGGCGCATCCCATGGCAGCGTAAAAACCTACATGACAGGTTTTATCCTGTCTATCATCCTGACGGTCATTCCGTTCTGGATGGTGATGACAGGTTCTGCCTCTCCTGCCGTTATTCTGGGGACTATCCTCATTATGGCAGTGGTACAGATACTGGTTCACCTGGTGTGCTTCCTGCACATGAATAGCAAATCTGATGAAGGTTGGAACATGACGGCCTTTGTCTTTACTGTGCTAATCATCGCCATTCTGGTTGTGGGCTCCATCTGGATTATGTGGAACCTGAACTACAACATGATGATGCACTAA
- the bolA gene encoding transcriptional regulator BolA: protein MMIREQIEEKLRAAFQPVFLEVVDESYRHNVPAGSESHFKVVLVSDRFTGERFLNRHRMIYSTLTAELSTTVHALALHTYTTKEWEALQDTIFASPPCRGAGSIA, encoded by the coding sequence ATGATGATTCGTGAGCAAATAGAAGAAAAATTAAGGGCAGCGTTCCAACCCGTGTTCCTCGAAGTTGTGGATGAAAGCTATCGTCACAATGTTCCGGCAGGTTCTGAAAGCCACTTTAAGGTTGTGCTGGTCAGCGATCGCTTTACAGGTGAACGTTTTCTTAATCGTCATCGGATGATTTACAGTACGTTAACGGCGGAACTCTCCACAACCGTACATGCGTTAGCCCTGCATACCTACACCACCAAGGAGTGGGAAGCGTTGCAGGACACGATTTTTGCATCGCCTCCCTGTCGTGGAGCGGGAAGCATCGCGTAG
- a CDS encoding lipoprotein: MFKKILFPLVALFMLAGCATPPTTIDVSPKITLPQQDPSLMGVTLSINGADQRQDQALAKVTRDNQLVTLTASRDLRFLLQEVLEKQMTARGYMIGPNGAVNLQIIVSQLYADVSQGSVRYNIATKADIAIIATAANGNKMTKNYRASYSVEGALQASNKNIADAVNSVLTDTIADMSQDTSVHDFIKQNAR, encoded by the coding sequence ATGTTTAAAAAAATCCTCTTTCCGTTAGTCGCGCTGTTTATGTTAGCTGGATGCGCAACGCCACCGACCACCATTGACGTTTCGCCAAAAATTACCCTGCCGCAGCAGGACCCTAGCCTGATGGGTGTGACCCTCAGCATTAATGGGGCCGATCAGCGTCAGGATCAGGCTCTGGCCAAAGTCACCCGCGACAATCAACTGGTAACGCTGACTGCATCCCGCGATCTGCGTTTCCTGCTGCAAGAAGTGCTGGAAAAACAGATGACCGCACGCGGTTATATGATTGGTCCAAACGGTGCTGTTAACCTGCAAATCATCGTGAGCCAGCTGTACGCCGACGTGTCTCAGGGTAGCGTGCGTTACAACATCGCCACCAAGGCAGACATCGCCATTATTGCTACCGCAGCCAACGGCAACAAGATGACCAAAAACTACCGCGCAAGCTATTCTGTTGAAGGCGCGCTGCAGGCCTCTAACAAAAATATTGCTGATGCCGTTAACAGCGTCCTGACCGATACCATCGCTGATATGTCTCAGGACACCAGCGTTCACGATTTCATCAAGCAGAACGCACGTTAA
- the ampG gene encoding muropeptide MFS transporter AmpG, translating to MSSHYLRIFQQPKSAILLMLGFASGLPLALTSGTLQAWMTVENIDLKTIGFFSLVGQAYVFKFLWSPVMDRYTPPFLGRRRGWLLTTQILLLVSIAAMGFLEPGTQLRWMAALAVVIAFCSASQDIVFDAWKTDVLPAEERGTGAAISVLGYRLGMLVSGGLALWMADRWLGWQGMYWLMAALLVPCIIATLLAPEPTDAIPVPKTLEQAVAAPLRDFFGRNNAWLILLLIVLYKLGDAFAMSLTTTFLIRGVGFDAGEVGVVNKTLGLLATIVGALYGGILMQRLSLFRALLIFGILQGASNAGYWLLSITDKHMFSMGAAVFFENLCGGMGTAAFVALLMTLCNKSFSATQFALLSALSAVGRVYVGPVAGWFVEAHGWPTFYLFSVFAAIPGLILLLVCRQTLEHSWKNESFIPRTEFRSAYNLALMTLVAGCCLLVVWLLLLTMNALDYTNFSFLPELLEVAVVVAVCGVVFGGLLDYLALRKTRLA from the coding sequence ATGTCCAGTCACTACTTACGTATTTTTCAGCAACCTAAGTCAGCAATTCTGCTGATGCTGGGTTTTGCTTCCGGTTTACCGCTCGCGCTGACCTCCGGTACGCTTCAGGCGTGGATGACGGTCGAGAACATCGATCTTAAAACTATCGGCTTCTTTTCTCTGGTCGGTCAGGCCTACGTCTTTAAGTTCCTCTGGTCCCCTGTGATGGACCGCTACACACCGCCGTTTTTGGGTCGACGTCGAGGCTGGCTGCTGACCACACAGATTTTGCTGCTGGTTTCTATTGCTGCAATGGGTTTTCTGGAGCCAGGCACGCAGTTGCGATGGATGGCAGCACTGGCGGTAGTAATCGCCTTTTGCTCAGCGTCGCAGGATATCGTCTTTGATGCCTGGAAAACGGATGTTTTACCCGCCGAAGAACGCGGCACCGGCGCTGCCATCAGCGTGCTCGGCTACCGCTTAGGGATGCTGGTTTCCGGTGGCCTGGCACTGTGGATGGCCGATCGCTGGCTTGGCTGGCAAGGCATGTACTGGCTGATGGCGGCTCTGCTGGTACCGTGTATTATCGCCACCCTGTTAGCCCCCGAACCCACAGATGCGATTCCGGTCCCTAAAACACTGGAACAAGCTGTTGCCGCGCCGCTGCGCGATTTCTTTGGCCGTAACAACGCCTGGTTAATCCTGCTGCTGATTGTGCTGTACAAGCTTGGCGATGCCTTCGCCATGAGCCTGACCACCACCTTTTTAATCCGCGGCGTCGGATTTGACGCCGGTGAAGTTGGGGTGGTCAATAAAACGCTGGGGCTGCTGGCGACAATTGTTGGCGCTCTGTACGGCGGGATCCTGATGCAACGCCTGTCGCTATTTCGCGCATTGCTGATTTTTGGCATTTTGCAGGGCGCATCGAACGCGGGTTACTGGTTGCTCTCCATTACCGACAAACATATGTTTAGCATGGGTGCGGCAGTATTCTTCGAAAACCTGTGCGGTGGGATGGGGACAGCAGCATTTGTCGCTCTGCTGATGACGCTGTGCAATAAATCCTTCTCCGCAACGCAGTTTGCCCTGCTCTCCGCGCTTTCCGCTGTGGGGCGCGTTTATGTCGGCCCGGTCGCGGGCTGGTTTGTCGAAGCACACGGTTGGCCCACGTTTTATCTGTTCTCCGTCTTTGCCGCGATCCCAGGCCTTATTCTGTTGCTGGTCTGTCGCCAGACGCTGGAACATAGCTGGAAAAACGAAAGTTTTATCCCGCGCACGGAGTTTCGTAGCGCGTACAACCTGGCATTGATGACGCTGGTGGCGGGCTGTTGTTTGCTGGTGGTCTGGCTGTTACTGCTGACAATGAACGCCCTGGATTACACTAACTTCTCCTTCCTGCCGGAACTGCTTGAAGTTGCGGTCGTGGTCGCAGTCTGCGGTGTGGTATTCGGTGGATTGCTGGATTATCTGGCGCTGCGCAAAACGCGTCTGGCGTGA